Part of the Halorubrum lacusprofundi ATCC 49239 genome, TCTGGCCCATTTCGGAACTCATTGACCACTCTCACCCACCTCTCCTGACACGCATACTCGCTCTAACCCCTCAAAACAACGCAATAACGGAGAATCGCTCGAATCGTAGCGATTCAGGGAGCGAGTACCAACTCAATTACCTCCGCTCCCTCTGGCTTACCTTTAAAAATGACTGGCGGCTGTAGTTGTTCGGGTCAAACCCACTATGCAGACCGAAAAAACGATCAACCGTGCGAAGAAGATCGACGAATCGCTAGAAATAATCGCTAAGATCGAAGAAGTGGTCGGAATACCACTGACAGACAGCCGGCGAGCACTACAGGTGGCTGGAGAGTACGTCACGGATGACTCGATGTTCGTGGAACAGATGGTACAAGCAATGACTGAGGCAGCCGGTTTCGCCATCGAGACGGGTCATGACGACTTGGCATCCGACGCCATCCAGAACGTGACTGACCTCGAAACGCTCGTCTCTGACGACGACTAGGCAACTTCTTCGACGTTTGTTTTCCTTTCAAGACACCCAACGAAGCTCGCTTCACCGAGACGTTACTGCGAAGAACGCACACTTATGTGGCTCGTGGCGCATCGCTTCTACATACTGAATAATGTCTGAACAATCTGGATCTTCGCAGGGCCGGCAGGAGCGGACGGAACTCCCCATAGAACGCGGGTTCCCCATCGAGCGCGTGAACGAGATCGCGGCGAAGGAGGGTCGAGCGAAGATGTACTACCGCCCAATCTACACGATGCACAAGTGGTGGGCGCGACGCCTCGGTTGTGTCTTCCGCGCCATCTCTCTGTACACGATGCTGGACGATCCGGAGAAGGTCTCGGTGTTCGAGCCCGGCCACGAGGGCAGCACGCTGGCGTCCTATGGCGACGACGCAGACGGCAAGTCGGACTTCGACGTCGCGTCGCTCCTCGAACGCGTGGACATGACCGACCCGGAGAGCCTCTGGGAGCTTTACCCGAAGGACGTCCGTGTCGAGGACAAGAAGATTCTCGACCCGTTCATGGGCGGCGGTACGTCGCTCGTAGAAGCGTCACGCTTCGGGGCGGAGGTCGTCGGCAACGACCTGAATCCCGTCGCGTGGTTCGTCACGAAGAAGGAACTGGAAGCGGGCCAGACCGACGTCGAAGAGCTGGAGGAAGCCTTCGAACAGGTGAAGGAGGACGTCGCCGACGAGATTACGCAGTACTACAAGACCCCCTGCCCGAACGGCGACCACGACGCCGACGTTATGTACAACTTCTGGGTTCGAGAACTCGACTGCGTTTCCTGCGGGCACACTGTTCCCCTATTCAAAGACTACCGAGTCGGGAAAGGACGATATGGGGACAACAAAGGAACGTACAGCGTCTTCTGTCCGAGTTGCGAGTCGGTCGTCAGTGTTGACGATTGGCAAAACGAGTGCGCCTGTAATGAATGCGGGAATTCCTTCGACCCTTCGGACGGGAACGTCGGAAGGGGGAACTACCACTGTACCGACTGTGGACAAAAATACTCGGTTACTGACGCTGTTGCAGAACAAGATGGCTACGGTCTCAGCCTGTACGCGCTTGAGTATTATTGCGGCACCTGTGATGACCAAGGAAAAGAACGTGCCGCAGTGAAAGGCTACAAGCGAGCAGAAAAAGTGGACCGCGACCTCGCACAGGAGGCTCGAAAGGAGTGGGAAGAAGCAGACGAACTCACTCAGTTCGTCCCACAGAGCGAAATCGCACGCGGAGCAATCACCGAATCATCCTCTATTAGCGGGAACGACCTATTCCAACATGGGCTGGAGGACTGGACTGACGCGTACAGTCCACGCCAACTTCTCTGCCTTTCGAAACTTCTTCAGTCGATAAGCGAAGTTGAGAATGAGAATGTTCGAGAGTATCTTTTGATGGCATTTAGCGACATGCTCCGGACGAACAATATGCTAGTGGGATATGAGCACTCAAATAATCATATAAATCATATCTTCAATACCAATTCGTTTGACGTTCCACAGGCAGCCGCCGAAGCAAACGTCTGGGGGACTGAATACGGGATGGGGACGTTCCAGTCCATCTGGGATATGGTGATTAGTGGGGTAGAGTATGCCAGTGCTCCCACTGAGCGGTGGGTGGACGACGGTGAAAAGAAAGAAACACCCGAATTCGCCAAACCAATTGGCGAAAACTTCACCCTCTCACAGGGGGATATGCGCAAACTTGATTATGAAGACGAGTTCGATGCTGTAATCTCGGATCCGCCGTACTACGACAACATCATTTACTCCGAAGTATCTGACTTCTTCTACGTCTGGCTTCGATTAATCCTAAAAGACGAGTACGAGTGGTTCGAACCTGAATACACACCACGTACTGAGAGCATTGTTTCGAACCCTTCCGAGGGGAAGGACGTGGAAGACTTCGAGATGGAACTTAGAGAAGGGTTTGAGGTAGTTCACGAGAGCCTCGTAGACGATGGGGTTCTAACATTCACGTACCATCATAGTGATTCCGAATCCTGGGGAGAACTTCTTGAATCACTCTGTGATGTTGGCTTCGAGGTCACAGCTACGTATCCAATTACCGCAGATCTTCACAAATTCATCTCTGGTGAAGCCGTCTCCTTCGACATCGTCGTCGTCGCTCGACCCATTGACGACACCGAACCCGCCTCGTGGAACTCCCTCCGCCGCGACATCTACCGAACAGCCCGTCGCACCCGCACGCAACTCGAAGAGAACCGCGACCTCTCACGTGGCGACATCGGCGTGATGGAGATGGGCGCGTGTTTCCACGAGTACTCCAAACACCACGGGAAGGTGCAGCGCGACGGCGAGATCATGTCCGCGAAGGAAGTCGTTCAGGAGATCTACGGCATCATTCAGGAGGCCAGCGACATCGGCGTCGAAGACGTGTTCATCGACCTGCTTGATACATCGAACCCCTCCTTCGACGACGTTAACAAGCTCTGCCGCGGGACGAATGCCAACCCAGAGGACCTCAAGGAGACCCACCTGTACAACCAAGATGACGGCTTCGAACTCGGCACTTGGGACAACGAGAAGCGTCGGGCGTACATCGAAGAGCGGGTCAACGGCGAAGGTGGCGACCACCTTTCAGACCTCGACAAACTTCAGTTCCTCCGCTACCGCTACGAGAAGGGGAAAGCAGTTCAGAACTACGTCGATAAGTGGGGCGTCGATGACGACCTGCGGGAACTCGCCGGTCGGCTCGCCGACGTAACCGGCGACGACGCGTATACGCGCGTGCTCGGGGATCGGGACATCACGAGTTACGGCGAATAGGAACCCCGACATAGGACGCGAAGACAACTCCCGATGGCGATTTTCGACAATCCATTTCGAGACTCTCGCTGAGAGTGTTTCTGTTGCTTGCCGCACCCTTGTTCCTACAGCCTGTCTAAGGCGAGTCGGCGATATGGTCGTGCCGTGAGTCTGCGTTCCGGGCCCTCGATATGGATATTGGCCGTATAGGCTCTGGTGGGACGATATCACGGTGTTCTCAGGGCAGAGTTTTTTACGCACCTGGTTATTTCACCTATTCCGAACGATGAGGGCAAAACAACAGCTCGAAACGGCGGGTCGTCGGCGAAGGTGGTCACGAATTGACTCTGTCCCCCTTCTGACTCGAATCGCTCGATCAGCCGTTTTCTCGCGCATAAAGAGTGGTAGTTGCGATGAGTGACACTGATCATCTGGTTCTGCTCGTGGGATCGATCCAACCGTACTGCACGTTCTCGATCTCGCGGGACGAACGAGATACCCTTCTCCGGCATGTGACCAGAGAGATGGACAAGCAACGTTCAGATCCGACTAGGGACAGTATAGCACCGTGGTTGGAAAATCTGCGGCCCGTGATTGAGGAGTCCGTTTCGATACTCCGACTTGATATGTCGGACCACGCTAATCTGTCCACCCTCCTTACCCAGGTGATGGACTCGGAAGGCCTCCTGGAGCGGTTCCGGGAGGCAACTCCACAGTGTTACTGGTGTGGCGATTCTGCCGACCGGCAGATAGACTTCCATGACTACTATCTCGTATTGGCCTGTAGCGAGTGCCTCGAAACAATTGATTCGTCGGATGGCCACCATCTTCTGCAGGATCTCGATCCCACGATCAGTCCTTCGACGACAATCGACTGTCTGGATACCTCTACTCACCAGGGAACGAACGAACAACAGTCCACCCTACTACAATTCACCACCTCAGACTAACTGTGAGTCAGGTCGGAGATCACGGCTAGTCGATACGGATTATTACGTGCGGAAAAGATTTATTCCTCCTTGGTGCGGAGACAGTGTATGGAGGAACCGCGCGAGGAGCTAACAGCCGACGCCGATGAACGTTCTGAGGCACCCGACTTCGAGGCATTGACTCCTCCAGAGGAGTTGGTGTGCGGCGACCGAACGCGGGACGATTTTTTCGACGCCGTCCTTGCCCTTGATAGTCCAGCAACGGCGAACGACGTCGCCGAACTCGCGGGACACGGTGTCGATGCCGCACGTGAGTACTTGGACTGGTTCGAACGGATGGGAATCGTGACACAGGTCACGGAATCACCAGCCACCTACGAGCGTAACCAGGAGTACCTGAATTGGCGACGGGTTCAGAAACTCCGGCAGGAGTACGCCACTGAAGAACTTCTTGACCTTCTAAAAACAGAGTCGGAGCGCGCAGAGACGCTGGAGAGCGAATTCGACGTCGAATCACCGGACGATATCTCGATTTCGGACTATGCGAGCGAGACTGACCGATCTATCGAGGACGTCTGGGAGAGTCTCTCCGCGTGGCAAACAGCGCGTCGTCGGGTGGCACTGCTCGAACGAGCCCTCACGACCGAGTCCGGTGACGGCGCTGATCTACAGTCCGCCGTATGAGAGGCGGCGACGAGAACACGTCTGACTCGCTTAGCGGTGCGCCGATTGATTTCGACCGACTCGATGCCATTCGAGATCGATTCGCCGCTGGTGACCGTTTCAGCCGAATCGATGATCAGCCGGCATTTGCCCCGGACCGTCTGGTGTGCGTGTACGATCAGCGGTTCTACCCGAAACGCGTTCGTGCTGCTCGCTTGGAGGTCGTCTGGTTCGAAAACGGGGACTTCTCGCTTCACTACCACGAAGAACACGACACCAGCGAGTTCGATCATCGATGGGATAGACATCCATCAGGCCACAACACCCGTGATCATGTCCATCCAGGTCCTGATGCGCCGACGCCAGGTGACGACTCGCCACACCCAATTGACTGGCGGGATGTCCTATCGATGGTACTCTCCGAAATCGAAGAACGCCAGCGTGCCTTCTGGGAGGAGTAGGACTTTCGTAGAGATAGGTGACTACGCTACCGTATCCATTTTTGTCCCTTCGGAGACGTTGTCTGCGTAATGGCAGGCCCCGGACAGATACCTGGACGCTACAATCTCGTTATCGAAGGTGCGTATGAGACCTTCGAGCATCAGATTCCTGTAGAGGAGTTTGTACAGCGACTCAAAGAAGACGACGTTCCGGATCTTGTGAGTGTTGTTGGTCTCTCAGAAGCCTTGGCAGAGGAGGACCTGGCTAATGAGTTGGCTCATGAGATGGACCGACGCGCAAACGATTTAGAGTACCAAAGTCCGACGGTACAGTTCGTCGTCGAAGGTTCGTTCCATCGAAGTGGGAAAACGTACGATCTACGGTACGAGGATGAACTTCACTCTCTCCAGCAGGTTTTCGGACCGCAGCTTGAACGAAAGGAAGACGGTGAGTGGCTCGTCGCACCGTTTTAATCTTCACCAGCGAAGATCACCAACATGCAGTCTGATTAGTTTGTTTCGAACAGTATGTGGGACTAACAAGCTCTATTCAGTGTGGTCTTTGAGCGTTCTACTCCGGGTAGTCCCCCTCAATGCCTGTAGTACTTGCTCTTCGACGGTGTCGCAAGCGTCTGTATCAACAACAGAGTATCCATCCTCTCCATTTTTGACCTTCTCTGTGAACGCTCTTCTGAATGCAGCTTTCACTGAGGGGTATTCGATGATGGGATCGTAATGCCGATCGAAGATTTCGTAAAGTGACAACAAGGATTCGAGTGGGAGGAATGCAACCGGGATTCCCCCTTTTTCAACGTCTTCACTCTGTTCGAACCACTCCTGAACACGAGAGGCGACATGGGGGAATTGACCTTCCCGGAAGTTATTCGAGACGAAGAGGTGGGCATCCAGATTTTCGTCGTCTGAAAGCGAAACTGAGAGAGCGCCGCCGAGGTTTTCCGTAACCATGTACCATGCCGCTTTGTTCTTCTCTCCGGCATCTAGGTCGTATCCCTTCTTAGTGTAGGTGAGCTTTGGATCGTAACTTGCGATGAAGTATCCATCCTCCTCCGGAATTACGAGGCAGCCGTCTGTTTCTGTTTCTCCTTCTCGGCCCCACCGCTCAGTGAAGAGGAACATAAACTTCAGGAGATAGAATACGTCCCGTTCAAACCCGTTGTAATCGTAGTCATCTTTCAGTTCCTTCCGTTCCTCCTGTGATAGGTCGTCAAATTCGCCTGCTGTACCGCGCTGATGAAGGTCTTGGAGACGCTCAAACGCATCATCAGCCCGCCCGATAATCCGATTCCTGAACTGAGACTTGCTGTTACGAATCGCTGAGACAAGAAGGTCTTCTGGGGAATCGGTCATCAACAGGTCATGTAGATTGATAGTTCCAAAGTGCTCTCGTCCGTTGAGATATGCTTTCCCGTAAACAATGAGAACTGAGTTTAGCAGGTATTGATTGATGCGTCGAGGAAGACGACCATTTCCGAGACAGTAGTTGATATACTCGTATCGGTGGGTGTTGGCTTCTTTTCCTGCACTCGCCACTTCTTGGAATGTGGTTCTGATGTAGTCGTTGTTTTTTGTCTCATACGCATCGATTGTGACGTCTAAGAAATTAATTCCATTATCAGATAGCGTGTCACCGGTCTCTTTCAGTGCCTCAAGTGCTGCTTCATGGATTGCCTCATCGTCAACGCTAACCTC contains:
- a CDS encoding DUF1156 domain-containing protein — protein: MSEQSGSSQGRQERTELPIERGFPIERVNEIAAKEGRAKMYYRPIYTMHKWWARRLGCVFRAISLYTMLDDPEKVSVFEPGHEGSTLASYGDDADGKSDFDVASLLERVDMTDPESLWELYPKDVRVEDKKILDPFMGGGTSLVEASRFGAEVVGNDLNPVAWFVTKKELEAGQTDVEELEEAFEQVKEDVADEITQYYKTPCPNGDHDADVMYNFWVRELDCVSCGHTVPLFKDYRVGKGRYGDNKGTYSVFCPSCESVVSVDDWQNECACNECGNSFDPSDGNVGRGNYHCTDCGQKYSVTDAVAEQDGYGLSLYALEYYCGTCDDQGKERAAVKGYKRAEKVDRDLAQEARKEWEEADELTQFVPQSEIARGAITESSSISGNDLFQHGLEDWTDAYSPRQLLCLSKLLQSISEVENENVREYLLMAFSDMLRTNNMLVGYEHSNNHINHIFNTNSFDVPQAAAEANVWGTEYGMGTFQSIWDMVISGVEYASAPTERWVDDGEKKETPEFAKPIGENFTLSQGDMRKLDYEDEFDAVISDPPYYDNIIYSEVSDFFYVWLRLILKDEYEWFEPEYTPRTESIVSNPSEGKDVEDFEMELREGFEVVHESLVDDGVLTFTYHHSDSESWGELLESLCDVGFEVTATYPITADLHKFISGEAVSFDIVVVARPIDDTEPASWNSLRRDIYRTARRTRTQLEENRDLSRGDIGVMEMGACFHEYSKHHGKVQRDGEIMSAKEVVQEIYGIIQEASDIGVEDVFIDLLDTSNPSFDDVNKLCRGTNANPEDLKETHLYNQDDGFELGTWDNEKRRAYIEERVNGEGGDHLSDLDKLQFLRYRYEKGKAVQNYVDKWGVDDDLRELAGRLADVTGDDAYTRVLGDRDITSYGE
- a CDS encoding DUF7342 family protein; this encodes MEEPREELTADADERSEAPDFEALTPPEELVCGDRTRDDFFDAVLALDSPATANDVAELAGHGVDAAREYLDWFERMGIVTQVTESPATYERNQEYLNWRRVQKLRQEYATEELLDLLKTESERAETLESEFDVESPDDISISDYASETDRSIEDVWESLSAWQTARRRVALLERALTTESGDGADLQSAV